A genomic segment from Triticum dicoccoides isolate Atlit2015 ecotype Zavitan chromosome 1A, WEW_v2.0, whole genome shotgun sequence encodes:
- the LOC119292097 gene encoding phosphoinositide phosphatase SAC7-like, protein MDAAKDPNPSCKLHTRLRLWEFADRYIFEPIDGLADLYLSVSRAGGSMNLVEELPPRSPSTNPKVQTVYGVIGVLKLAVGSYFFVVTDRDCVGSYLGHAIFKVTGLKVLRCNDSLNTSSEQKKMESEISELLDAAEKTMGLYFSYDINLTLNSQRLYDVDDEFKSRPLWRQAEPRFLWNSYLLEPLIENKLDQYLLPVIQGSFQNIQAEVGSEKVNVTLIARRCTGRIGTRMWRRGADPEGYTANFVESEQIMQSKGYTASYVQVRGSMPFLWEQIVDLTYKPSFDLVRQEEAPSVLERHFKDLQKKYGAVLAVDLVNTQGGEGRLHERYAKSIEPILSEDVRYVHFDFHRICGHVHFERLSQLYEQIEDYLKKHKYFLLNEKGEKIQEQLGVVRNNCIDCLDRTNVTQSMIARRILESQLQQIEVFGVNDTITKYPAFDASYKVLWANHGDAISIQYSGTPALKGDFVRYGKRSARGILNDLQYSLARYYLNNFADGTKQDAMDLLQGRYITSVSRDMAPPTKAGFVESYASARLAFALVSGAFMFMMMSLRHARHDARHLLLSLLWAGLCIGITHFVRSNGRVFTNRPRAHKSSHP, encoded by the exons ATGGATGCAGCAAAGGATCCAAACCCGTCATGTAAACTCCACACAAGACTGAGACTCTGGGAGTTTGCAGACCGTTATATATTTGAACCAATTGATGGTCTTGCTGACTTATATTTGTCAGTTAGCCGGGCCGGTGGATCAATGAATTTAGTTGAAGAGTTGCCACCACGTAGCCCCTCCACAAATCCTAAAGTTCAAACAGTTTATGGTGTGATAGGAGTGCTCAAACTTGCAGTTGGATCGTATTTTTTTGTGGTCACTGACCGTGATTGTGTGGGATCATACTTGGGGCATGCAATTTTTAAAGTGACAGGACTAAAAGTCCTTCGCTGCAATGACTCGCTTAACACTTCTTCCGAGCAG AAAAAAATGGAATCTGAAATTTCCGAACTCCTGGATGCTGCAGAGAAGACCATGGGCCTCTACTTCTCCTACGATATCAACTTAACACTTAA TTCACAGAGGCTGTATGATGTTGATGACGAGTTCAAatcacgtcctctttggagacag GCAGAGCCGAGATTTCTGTGGAATAGCTACTTGTTGGAACCTCTAATTGAGAACAAA CTGGACCAGTATTTGTTGCCAGTCATTCAAGGCA GTTTTCAGAATATCCAGGCAGAAGTTGGGTCAGAGAAGGTAAATGTGACCCTGATAGCACGTAGGTGCACAGGGAGGATAG GTACTCGTATGTGGAGAAGAGGAGCTGATCCAGAGGGTTATACTGCAAACTTCGTTGAATCAGAGCAGATAATGCAATCAAAAGGGTATACAGCATCCTATGTACAA GTTCGAGGTTCTATGCCATTCTTGTGGGAGCAGATTGTTGATTTGACATACAAACCTAGCTTCGACCTTGTTAGACAAGAGGAAGCG CCTAGTGTACTTGAGAGGCACTTCAAAGACTTACAAAAGAAATATGGAGCTGTCTTGGCTGTTGATCTTGTCAATACA CAAGGTGGTGAAGGCCGACTCCATGAAAGATATGCAAAATCTATCGAACCAATTCTCAGTGAAGATGTAAG ATATGTGCATTTTGACTTCCATCGTATTTGTGGCCATGTTCACTTTGAGCGCCTCTCACAGTTGTATGAGCAAATTGAGGATTACCTGAAGAAACACAA GTACTTCCTGTTGAATGAGAAAGGCGAGAAAATTCAGGAGCAGCTCGGCGTTGTCAGAAATAATTGTATTGATTGTTTAGATCGTACCAATGTAACTCAG AGCATGATTGCGAGAAGAATTCTGGAGAGCCAACTTCAACAAATAGAAGTTTTTGGTGTTAACGATACAATAACCAAGTATCCAGCTTTTGATGCAAGCTACAAAGTTT TGTGGGCCAATCATGGAGATGCAATAAGTATTCAGTACTCCGGAACTCCTGCTTTGAAGGGAGATTTTGTTCG GTACGGGAAGCGAAGTGCCCGGGGAATTTTAAATGATCTCCAGTATTCACTTGCTAGATACTACTTGAACAACTTCGCAGATGGGACGAAGCAG GATGCCATGGATCTTCTTCAAGGACGTTACATCACATCTGTTAGTCGAGACATGGCACCTCCAACAAAAGCAGGATTTGTAGAGAGCTATGCG TCCGCCCGCCTTGCTTTTGCATTGGTTTCCGGAGcttttatgttcatgatgatgtcaCTGAGACATG CTCGGCATGATGCTCGTCATTTATTGCTGTCACTTCTCTGGGCTGGTCTTTGCATCGGGATCACACACTTTGTGAGAAGCAATGGCCGGGTATTCACGAACCGGCCCCGTGCCCACAAGTCGTCACACCCTTGA
- the LOC119292089 gene encoding urease accessory protein G, with the protein MASQDHHHHHGGHSHDDDHHHRHHHGDAAGKGAGAGSWVGEDGRVWHSHDGLAPHSHEPIYSAGDFSKRAPPLDSRSFADRAFTVGIGGPVGTGKTALMLALCTCLRDKYSLAAVTNDIFTKEDGEFLVKHGALPEERIRAVETGGCPHAAIREDISINLGPLEELSNLYKADVLLCESGGDNLAANFSRELADYIIYIIDVSGGDKIPRKGGPGITQADLLVINKTDLASAVGADLAVMERDALRMREGGPFVFAQVKHGVGVEEIVDHVLRAWEIATGNGRR; encoded by the exons ATGGCGTCCCaggatcaccaccaccaccacggcggCCACTCCCACGACGACGACCACCATCACCGCCACCATCACGG GGATGCCGCCGGGAAGGGGGCGGGGGCGGGGTCGTGGGTCGGCGAGGACGGGCGCGTGTGGCACTCCCACGACGGCCTGGCGCCGCACTCCCACGAGCCCATCTACTCCGCCGGGGACTTCTCCAAGCGCGCGCCGCCGCTCGACTCCCGCAGCTTCGCCGACCGCGCCTTCACCGTCGGCATCGGCGGCCCCGTCGGCACCGG GAAGACTGCCCTGATGTTAGCACTCTGCACTTGCCTCCGTGACAAATATAGTCTTGCAGCG GTTACAAATGATATATTCACAAAAGAGGATGGAGAATTCTTGGTCAAGCATGGAGCTCTGCCTGAAGAGCGCATACGTGCTGTCGAAACTGGAGGCTGCCCTCATGCCGCTATACGTGAGGACATCAGCATAAATCTGGGCCCTCTGGAGGAGCTATCCAACTTGTACAAGGCCGATGTGCTGCTCTGTGAATCTGGAGGAG ATAACCTGGCAGCCAACTTCAGCAGGGAGCTAGCAGACTACATAATCTACATCATCGACGTGTCCGGTGGGGACAAGATACCAAGAAAAGGCGGCCCTGGGATAACCCAAGCAGATCTCTTG GTCATAAACAAGACAGACCTTGCCTCCGCGGTTGGAGCTGACCTAGCCGTGATGGAGCGAGACGCCCTTCGGATGCGGGAAGGAGGGCCCTTCGTGTTCGCCCAG GTGAAACACGGGGTTGGCGTGGAGGAGATTGTGGACCACGTGCTGCGGGCCTGGGAGATCGCCACCGGCAACGGGCGCCGATAG